The DNA window TGGCGGTGTGCCGGGAGCCCACGCACCGCAGGGAAGCGCGGATGCTGGCCATGCTCACCGCGGGGGACTTCTTCGGGGAGCTGGCGCTGATGACGCACTGTCCACGCATGGCCAGTGTCGTCACCGTGGAGCGGACCGTGGTGCGGGAGCTGTCGCTCAACGGGCTCGCGGTCGCCGGGGCACGTCACGGCGTGGAGGCTCCCGTCGTCGCCATGCGGTGTCGGGAGCGGCTGCTCGCGGATGCCCTGCGGTGCAGTCCGTTGTTGAGTGGCCTGTCACCCGGGCTCTGGGCCCAGTTGGGCGGAGCGCTGGAGCCCTACTCCGTGGGCGTGGGCGAGACGCTGCTCACGCGAGGCGTCCCCGGGGATGCGCTCTACGTCCTGCTGCGGGGGCGCTGTGGCGTCTTCCACACGCACGGGGACGGGCGCATCACGGCCTATCCCGACATGACGGAGGGAGACATCTTCGGAGAGGTCTCCCTGCTGCGAGGACGGCTGGCCACGGCCACGGTGACGGCGCGGACCGCCTGCACGATGCTGCGGTTGGACCAGACGGTGTTCCGCAAGCTCTTCTGGGGGCAGGCGGAGATCAGACGGGCGCTCGTGAGCCTGGGGCTGGAGCGCATGCACCGGACCATGGGCGTCATCTCCAACTCGGAGGAATGACTACAGCGCGTAGCCGAGCGTCACGCTCAGCACATGGGCGGAGCCCGAGTACGTGCCGCCCATTCCAGGCGCGGTGCTCCGCGTCTCCGAGAGGATGACGAACTGGTAGCCCGCGTCCGCGCGCAGGGCTCCCATGGTGTAGCCCGCGCCCACGGTGAGCTTGTAGCGGTCCGCGTCCGGGAGGTCGGGGGTGAGCGTCTCCTCGGGGCTGGGCGCCAGGTCCGCGACGAAGCCCGCGCGCGCCTGGAGCTGGGGCGTGACGGTGTACTCGGCGCCCAGGTGGTACTTCGCCTTCGTCGCCCAGTTCTTCGCCACCGGGTTGTTGAGCGCCGGCGTGTCCGGGAACTCGATGGCCAGTTCCTCGAAGGAGGACCAGAACGTCACCTGCGCATCGAAGGCCACCGTCAGCCGCTCCATCGGGAAGAAGGCCAGGCCGATGGCGAGCGTCGAGGGGAAGGTGACGTCCGCGCTCACGCGCTGGTCCGTCATCCGCTGCTGGAACTCCGTGGGCACGTTCTGGAAGTCCGCTTTGCCGTCGAACGTGACGCCCACCGCGCTGCGGTAGTGCACCCCGAGCGTCAGCTCCTTCGGGAGCAGCTCCGCCTGGATGCCCGCGTTGAAGCCCACGCCCCACGCGCCGCCGCCCAGGTGGATGGCGCCCTCGCTCTCCACGAAGTTCAGCCCGCGGCGGATCTCCACGGTGGAGCGCACGATGTCCAGGCCCGCGCCCACGCGAATCGCCTCATGCGGCTGATACGCGACGGTGGGGTTGATGTAGTACGCCGTGAGGCTCGACTCCTTCCCGCGGAAGCGGCCCACGAAGTCGTCCTTCCAGCGGCTGCGCGCGCCGTAGGGCGCGTACGCTCCCACGCCGAACGCCAGGGATTCGAAGGGACGGAACACCGCGAACACATGCGGGGGCGGAGACACCGTCAGCTTCTGGCTCTGCGCGCCGCCGCCGTCCGGCGTGAACTCCAGCAGCGGGAGGATGCCCGTGTCGCCCACGGTGATGTCCAACCGCTTCACGCCCAGGATGTTGGCCGCGTTGGAGTAGATGGCCGACGAGTCGTCCAGCCATGCGGTCGCCGCGTTGCCCATGCCCGTCGAGCGTGCGCTCTGCGTGTCGATCTGGAACCCCGCGGCCTGGCTGGCTCCCGCGGCGAGCAGTGTCATGAGGGAGAGCGTCTTCTTCATGGTCTTCAGGTCATCCGTCACGCCCAGGTGCACCACGCCCCGCGCCGCCGGGAGTCAGCGGTGGTGACCTCGCCCATGCCGGTGGCGCGCTATCCCGGGCAGGCTCGGGTCACCTGGTAATCGACCAGTATACGACAGTCCGGGCCTACACCCTGATCGCCACATCCAGCTCTGGAACAATTTTCTGGAGCCGTTCCCCGAGAGCGGTGGACCTGGGTCGACGCGACACCACGCGACAAGTGTGAACCTCTCATCCTTGGTGGGGAGGGTGCGTGCAATTACACATGTTTTGTCGTTAAGAAATGTTTTACCCGGATTCCCATTATCCAGGGCTACTCCCCCAATGACCCATCCACGCCCCCAGGACCTCCGCGCCGCGCGCAGTGTCACCCGTGCGGTGGAACCCCGCACCGAAACCGAGCGCGCCGTCGCGCTCATCTGGAGTGAGGTGCTGAATGTGCCAGGTGTCGGCGCGCTCGACCGCTTCCTCGAGCTCGGCGGCCGTTCGTTGATGAGCTCGCAAGTGCTCGCGCGCATCCGGAGCCTGTTTCGGGTGGAGCTGTCGCCCCAGGAGCTCGACGAGCTGGAGACGGTGGCGGCGGTCGCGGGGCGCATCGACACGTTGGTCGCGCAGCGGTTCCGGGACGTCGCCGAGTCCGCGGTGATGCATCCGGTGTCGCGCGCGGCCCACCTGGCGCGGCTGTTCGAGCAGGCGGTGGGCTCACCCGATTCGAGGCTGTCCGAACTCTTACTTGTCACGGAGATGGAGCGACGCCAGGGCATCGAGTCGTGGAATGAACCCCCGCGTGTGTCACGCGCGGACCCGTGCGCGCACACGTTGGTGGAGGCGCAGGCGGCGCGGACTCCCGACGCGGTGGCGCTGGTCTGTGAGGGGAGGGAGCTGACGTACGCGCAACTGGAGCGGCGGGCCCGTCAGCTTGCGGGGCACCTGCGGAGCGCGGGCGTGGGAGTGGGCGACCGGGTGGGAGTGTTCATGGAGCGTTCACCCGAACAACTGGTGTCGCTCCTGGCGATTCTCAAGGCGGGCGCGGCCTATGTGGCGCTCGACACGCGCTACCCCGCGGAGCGGCTGGGGTACATGGTGGAGGATTCGAAGGTGGCGAGGGTCCTGACGCGACACAGTCAGTGGGACTCGCTGCCCGCGCCAGCGCGGGCGATGGCGCTGCGCGTGGAGGCGCTGGGCTCCGAGGAGCCGGGCCCTCGCGAGCTGACGCCGCTGCCGCGCGTGCCACCGGAGAGCGCGTGCTACGTGGTGTACACGTCGGGGAGCACGGGGAAGCCCAAGGGCGTCGTGTTGTCCCACCGCGCGCTGTGCAACCTGCTGGCGTGGCAGCGGGGGCACTCGGTGAAGGCGGAGGCAACGACGTTGCAGTTCGCCCCGCTGAGCTTCGATGTCTCGTTCCAGGAAATCTTCGCGACGTGGAGCGCGGGAGGGCGGCTGGTGGTGCCGTCCGCGCCGATGCGCCAGGACATGCCCGCGCTGCTCGACTTCATGGTCGACCAGCAGGTGGAGCGGCTGTTCCTTCCCTTCGTGGCCTTGCAGGCCCTGGCGGACGCGGTGGTGCATGGCGCGCGCGTGCCGGCGAGCTTGAAGGAGGTCGTCACCGCTGGAGAGCAGATGCAGGTGACGCCCGCGGTGGTGTCGCTCTTCGAGAAGCTGCCGGGCTGTGTCCTCGAGAATCAGTACGGCCCCTCGGAGACCCACGTCGTGAGCGCGTACCGGATGAAGGGGCCTCCCGCGACGTGGCCCCGGCTGCCGCCCATCGGCTCGCCGCTGCCCGACGTGACGCTGCGGGTGTTGGATGAAAAGGGGCGGCCGTGCCCCGCGGGCGTCTCCGGGGAGCTGTTCATCGGCGGCGTGCAGCTCGCGCAGGGGTATCTGGAGAAGGCGGAGCGGACCGCGGAGCGCTTCATTCCGGATGAGCACGCACGGGTGCCCGGCGAGCGGCTCTACCGCACGGGGGACCGGGCCCGCTGGAATGGGGATGGGGTGCTGGAGTTCCTGGGGCGGTGGGACGAGCAGGTGAAGGTGCGGGGCTTCCGGGTGGAGCTGGGCGAAGTCGAGGCGGCGCTGCGAGAACTGCCGGGCATCCGCGACGCCGCCGCGGGAGTGCATGAGGATGGGCCTGGCGACAAGCGGCTGGTCGGGTACGTGGTGCCGGAGGTGGGAGCGGCCTGGGAGCCCTTGGCGCTGAAGGAGGCCCTGGCGCACAGGCTCCCGGAGCACGAAGTCCCATCGGTGCTCGTGAAGCTGAGCGCGCTGCCGCTGACGCCCAGCGGGAAGGTCGCGCGAGGGAAGCTTCCACCGCCAGACGCGGCCAGCCTGCGGGGCTCCGCGCCCTTCGTGGCACCGCGCGATGCGCTGGAGCAGCAACTGGCGGACCTGTTCGCCTCGGTGCTGAAGCTGCCTCGCGTGAGTGTCTTGGACAGCTTCTTCGCGCTGGGCGGCCACTCGCTGCTCGCGACGCTGGTGGTGTCGCGCATCCGCAAGTCCCTCAAGGCGGACATCCACCTGACGACGCTCTTCGAGGCGCCCTCCGTCGCGGCGCTCGCGGGCCGCATCTCCGGCGCACCGCTCGAGCCCCAACCCGTGCTGCCGCCCTTGGTGAAGGCGCCTCGCGGCAAGCCCCTGCCACTGTCCTTCTCGCAGGAGCGGCTGTGGTGGTTGTTCAAGGCGAACCCCACCTCCACGGCCTACAACCAGCCGTCGGCCTACCGCATCAAGGGCGCGTTGAACGTCGAGGCGCTGCGGGCCTCGGTCCAGGCCCTGGTGGACCGCCATGAGTCCCTGCGCGCCACCTTCCTGGAGGTGGATGGGCGGCCCTACCAGCAGGTCGCCGCGTCGCTGCGGGTGGACCTGCCGCTGCTGGACCTGCGGGGCCGGGAGGACGCGGAGGCGGCGCTGGCGCGGTGCATCGACGACGACGCGCGCCAGCACTTCGACCTCCTGCGAGGCCCGCTCGTCCGAGGCTCCGTGGTCCGCCTGGCCGAGGACGAACACGTCTTCATCTTCAGCAAGCATCACATCGTCACCGACGGCTGGTCGGAGGGGCTCATCACCCACGAGGTGGT is part of the Myxococcus landrumus genome and encodes:
- a CDS encoding cyclic nucleotide-binding domain-containing protein, translated to MWTRFLPAGQVVVREGDSGSSMFVILEGKVAVCREPTHRREARMLAMLTAGDFFGELALMTHCPRMASVVTVERTVVRELSLNGLAVAGARHGVEAPVVAMRCRERLLADALRCSPLLSGLSPGLWAQLGGALEPYSVGVGETLLTRGVPGDALYVLLRGRCGVFHTHGDGRITAYPDMTEGDIFGEVSLLRGRLATATVTARTACTMLRLDQTVFRKLFWGQAEIRRALVSLGLERMHRTMGVISNSEE
- a CDS encoding non-ribosomal peptide synthetase, with the translated sequence MEPRTETERAVALIWSEVLNVPGVGALDRFLELGGRSLMSSQVLARIRSLFRVELSPQELDELETVAAVAGRIDTLVAQRFRDVAESAVMHPVSRAAHLARLFEQAVGSPDSRLSELLLVTEMERRQGIESWNEPPRVSRADPCAHTLVEAQAARTPDAVALVCEGRELTYAQLERRARQLAGHLRSAGVGVGDRVGVFMERSPEQLVSLLAILKAGAAYVALDTRYPAERLGYMVEDSKVARVLTRHSQWDSLPAPARAMALRVEALGSEEPGPRELTPLPRVPPESACYVVYTSGSTGKPKGVVLSHRALCNLLAWQRGHSVKAEATTLQFAPLSFDVSFQEIFATWSAGGRLVVPSAPMRQDMPALLDFMVDQQVERLFLPFVALQALADAVVHGARVPASLKEVVTAGEQMQVTPAVVSLFEKLPGCVLENQYGPSETHVVSAYRMKGPPATWPRLPPIGSPLPDVTLRVLDEKGRPCPAGVSGELFIGGVQLAQGYLEKAERTAERFIPDEHARVPGERLYRTGDRARWNGDGVLEFLGRWDEQVKVRGFRVELGEVEAALRELPGIRDAAAGVHEDGPGDKRLVGYVVPEVGAAWEPLALKEALAHRLPEHEVPSVLVKLSALPLTPSGKVARGKLPPPDAASLRGSAPFVAPRDALEQQLADLFASVLKLPRVSVLDSFFALGGHSLLATLVVSRIRKSLKADIHLTTLFEAPSVAALAGRISGAPLEPQPVLPPLVKAPRGKPLPLSFSQERLWWLFKANPTSTAYNQPSAYRIKGALNVEALRASVQALVDRHESLRATFLEVDGRPYQQVAASLRVDLPLLDLRGREDAEAALARCIDDDARQHFDLLRGPLVRGSVVRLAEDEHVFIFSKHHIVTDGWSEGLITHEVVSFYSAFVRDAAPELPPLDIQYADYAAWQRRWLSGGELEARLDYWRTTLADAPKLLNLPVDKPRPPTRTFNGTWLPVSLGRARSDALNQLCQRERVTPFMALLSVFGSLLGHRARQEELVIGSPIANRALPELEPLIGLFVNTVALRVDLRGNPSFRQLLARVRAVTLGAHAHQEVPIDQVVEAVVPRRPSNRAPLFQAMFVLQNAPTEVLALPELVLVPMASDRGAAVYELTLSLEETGDGFTGLLEFNTDLFEPDTPRRWCDDFMVLLDRVLASPETRVGADAFIPGLDAQE
- a CDS encoding OmpP1/FadL family transporter; the encoded protein is MKKTLSLMTLLAAGASQAAGFQIDTQSARSTGMGNAATAWLDDSSAIYSNAANILGVKRLDITVGDTGILPLLEFTPDGGGAQSQKLTVSPPPHVFAVFRPFESLAFGVGAYAPYGARSRWKDDFVGRFRGKESSLTAYYINPTVAYQPHEAIRVGAGLDIVRSTVEIRRGLNFVESEGAIHLGGGAWGVGFNAGIQAELLPKELTLGVHYRSAVGVTFDGKADFQNVPTEFQQRMTDQRVSADVTFPSTLAIGLAFFPMERLTVAFDAQVTFWSSFEELAIEFPDTPALNNPVAKNWATKAKYHLGAEYTVTPQLQARAGFVADLAPSPEETLTPDLPDADRYKLTVGAGYTMGALRADAGYQFVILSETRSTAPGMGGTYSGSAHVLSVTLGYAL